From a single Nicotiana tomentosiformis chromosome 2, ASM39032v3, whole genome shotgun sequence genomic region:
- the LOC138905810 gene encoding uncharacterized protein, with translation MYIRFTALTNELRSFGRVILEEDKVEKILTRVLPVSWESKITAIQESKNIATLRWDELIRNLTAYEHRRQSMNMDVPKKERSLALRITEGSNLKDDEMAMITKDFKKYLMRGKGSSRSGGYSKPRERDERRNRKKEHVHPKKNKGSTKAMVAAWGESSNESSNDEDRDEQALMAIEESDAKSEVSIIHLKDKIKFLSKERLSELLLDFIDESENINNENEQLSKKCVILKAKCKNLELRVQVKGGSQIWYMDSGCSKHMTGCKDQFLSLEDHK, from the exons ATGTATATAAGGTTCACTGCACTAACAAATGAACTTAGGTCTTTTGGAAGGGTTAttcttgaagaagacaaagttgagaagattttgacaagggttctgccagtctcatgggagagcaaaatcactgctaTTCAGGAATCAAAAAATATTGCCACTCTTAGGTGGGATGAGCTAATTagaaatctcactgcttatgaacaTAGAAGGCAATCCATGAAtatggatgtacccaagaaggaaaggagcctggcactcagaatcactgaaggttctaatctaaaagatgatgaaatggctatgatcacaaaggactttaagaagtacctaatgagaggaaagggttcttcaagaagtggaggcTACAGCAAACCAAGG GAAAGAGATGAACgaagaaacagaaagaaggaacatgttcatcccaagaagaacaaaggatcaacaaaggctatggttgctgcttggggagaaagctcaaaTGAAAGCTCAAATGATGAAGATagagatgaacaagcacttatggctatTGAAGAATCTGATGCGAAATCTGAGGTAAgtataattcatctcaaagataagattaaatttttgtctaaagaaaggctatctgaattacttctagatttcattgatgaatctgagaaTATAAACAATGAAAATGAACAACTATCTAAgaaatgtgtgattttgaaagcaaagtgtaagaacctggaacttagg gtccaagtgaaggggggcagccaaatatggtacatggatagtggctgctcaaagcacatgactggATGCAaggaccagttcctttcacttgaggaccacaaatga
- the LOC104084810 gene encoding uncharacterized protein, translating to MNQVAKHQEFGLHTKCKSLRLNHLCFADNVLLFSRRNFQSVLLMLRGLKTFSNASGLCTNASKSNIFSVSMQPQCEADLLELTGYAKGTLPFRYLGVPISARKLSKMDCEILIERLTSVLKGISAICKNFLWDGKMITNRPPLVAWELVLFGGNMSHHLTVVGTEKRQIYGEQWLQLENGGAGELALVEMDMEQRKYDKIQFHLLVGDA from the exons ATGAATCAAGTGGCAAAACATCAGGAGTTTGGGCTTCATACAAAGTGCAAAAGTCTTAGGCTAAACCATCTATGCTTTGCAGATAATGTGTTATTATTTAGCAGAAGAAACTTTCAGTCTGTACTCCTTATGCTGAGGGGACTAAAGACATTTTCCAATGCCTCTGGATTATGCACAAATGCAtcaaaatcaaatatttttagtgtgAGCATGCAACCCCAATGTGAGGCAGATTTACTAGAGCTGACTGGCTATGCAAAAGGCACTCTTCCTTTCAGATATCTTGGAGTACCAATTTCAGCTAGGAAACTATCTAAAATGGATTGTGAAATTCTGATTGAGAGACTAACA TCAGTACTCAAAGGTATCTCTGCAATTTGTAAAAACTTCCTATGGGATGGCAAAATGATCACAAATAGACCCCCACTTGTGGCTTGGGAACTG GTACTGTTTGGTGGCAATATGTCCCACCACTTGACTGTTGTTGGTACTGAAAAAAG GCAAATATACGGTGAGCAATGGCTACAATTGGAGAATGGGGGAGCAGGAGAATTGGCCTTGGTGGAGATGGATATGGAGCAGAGGAAATATGACAAAATACAGTTTCATCTGCTGGTTGGTGATGCATAA